In one Pseudomonas sp. SCA2728.1_7 genomic region, the following are encoded:
- the radC gene encoding DNA repair protein RadC, whose product MNTQFTLIETSDFETDRISQENQVIDKALHILDRRLFARGPNLTSPGAVASYLKLHLVQQEHEVFGVIFLDAQHRVLAFEVLFHGSIDGASVYPRQVVKRSLAHNAAAAIFVHNHPSGCTEPSQADRVLTARLKEALALIEVRVMDHFIVGEGRPLSLAEYGWL is encoded by the coding sequence ATGAACACCCAATTCACACTAATTGAAACCTCGGATTTCGAGACTGATCGAATCAGCCAAGAAAACCAGGTGATCGACAAGGCACTGCATATTCTAGATCGTCGGCTGTTCGCCCGCGGCCCTAACCTGACGTCACCTGGTGCCGTGGCCTCATACCTAAAACTGCATCTTGTGCAACAAGAGCATGAAGTCTTCGGTGTGATTTTTCTCGATGCCCAGCACCGCGTGCTGGCGTTCGAAGTCCTCTTTCACGGCAGCATTGATGGTGCCAGCGTTTACCCCCGCCAAGTCGTTAAGCGCTCCCTCGCACATAACGCAGCGGCCGCCATCTTTGTGCACAACCACCCCTCTGGTTGTACGGAACCCAGCCAGGCGGATCGCGTCTTGACCGCACGGCTGAAGGAGGCCTTGGCCTTGATCGAAGTGCGCGTAATGGATCACTTCATCGTGGGTGAAGGTCGTCCTCTCTCCCTTGCCGAATATGGCTGGCTTTAA
- a CDS encoding PilL N-terminal domain-containing protein, with amino-acid sequence MERFFTPVCLLGLLSACTAQIPNTLPTHPEIDGGSNRAQHSRGTAEESHPAELRYGRYSLVSTEPTAEQRDLLAQIIDVNIPSSLSPLVQDALQYVLQRSGYSLCPVSASVKVLFTRPLPAAHYRLGPIPLRNALQVLAGPAWQLTTDEVSRSVCFEQQKTDAGVALISPASPRQPEARP; translated from the coding sequence ATGGAGCGTTTTTTCACGCCTGTCTGCCTGCTGGGTTTGCTGAGCGCCTGCACCGCGCAAATCCCCAATACATTGCCGACCCATCCAGAAATCGACGGTGGCTCCAATCGGGCCCAGCACTCGAGGGGCACAGCCGAAGAAAGCCATCCGGCAGAACTTCGTTATGGCCGCTACTCACTGGTCAGCACCGAGCCCACCGCGGAACAACGCGATCTTCTGGCCCAAATCATTGACGTGAACATCCCGTCCAGCCTGAGCCCTTTAGTGCAGGATGCATTGCAGTACGTATTGCAGCGCTCGGGCTATTCGCTCTGTCCAGTTTCCGCGTCGGTGAAGGTGCTGTTTACCCGGCCTCTGCCCGCAGCTCATTACCGGCTTGGCCCAATCCCGTTGCGCAACGCGCTACAAGTGCTGGCTGGCCCCGCCTGGCAACTCACGACCGATGAAGTCAGCCGTTCCGTCTGCTTCGAACAGCAGAAAACGGATGCCGGTGTCGCGCTGATCAGCCCGGCCTCGCCCCGTCAGCCGGAGGCACGCCCATGA
- a CDS encoding TIGR03759 family integrating conjugative element protein produces MNRALLPAVVCLVSLLATGAAMGNPVTTQSRTQDTQSAPLGRSDSEQAASWGLTEQEWTRFEQIQAGPRGFWSPNLDPLTALGVEAETDQERQRYAELQVALEAKRAERELAYQNAYTTAWAKLFPGLLPIQGMASPPPASSSAAPRQALFVEDHCPACTAEAQRLQSSDTAFDIYLVGSQGEDERVRSWARQADIDPAKVQRRQITLNHDRGRWLSLGALGSLPATFQQVNGQWQRLD; encoded by the coding sequence ATGAACAGAGCGCTACTCCCCGCCGTCGTCTGTCTCGTTTCGCTACTGGCCACGGGCGCTGCGATGGGCAACCCCGTCACGACACAGTCACGGACCCAGGACACGCAGTCTGCTCCGCTGGGGCGCTCTGACTCTGAACAGGCGGCGAGCTGGGGTCTGACGGAGCAGGAGTGGACGCGCTTCGAACAGATCCAAGCCGGCCCACGCGGTTTCTGGAGCCCGAACCTCGATCCGTTGACCGCACTCGGAGTCGAGGCCGAGACCGACCAAGAACGCCAGCGCTATGCCGAATTACAGGTAGCGCTGGAAGCCAAACGCGCCGAGCGCGAGTTAGCCTATCAAAACGCTTACACCACGGCCTGGGCCAAGCTGTTTCCCGGGCTGCTGCCGATCCAGGGCATGGCATCCCCGCCCCCTGCCAGCTCATCGGCCGCGCCGCGCCAGGCCCTGTTTGTCGAGGACCACTGCCCAGCATGCACCGCCGAAGCGCAACGCCTGCAAAGCAGTGATACGGCGTTCGATATCTACCTGGTCGGCAGCCAAGGCGAGGATGAACGCGTCCGTAGCTGGGCTCGGCAAGCCGACATCGATCCGGCCAAGGTTCAACGCCGGCAGATCACCCTAAACCATGACCGTGGTCGCTGGCTCAGCCTGGGTGCCTTGGGGTCATTGCCTGCCACATTTCAACAGGTGAATGGACAATGGCAACGCCTCGATTGA
- a CDS encoding integrating conjugative element protein, whose protein sequence is MKRIPIACYFTLLLAPFAQPELTIAGDQPSDYTRPAARPSISNGAQPDRAMHADLSAFADEAWILPIRSSHLSPGHITSRTLDMPGLRPFFLVGDDPQSLAWLHQRATELQEMGAAGLAVEVADTEALARIRAAAPGITILPVNGNDIAIRLQIEHYPVLITATSLEQ, encoded by the coding sequence ATGAAGCGAATCCCAATCGCCTGTTATTTCACCTTGCTCTTGGCACCCTTCGCCCAACCGGAATTGACCATAGCCGGGGATCAGCCTAGCGACTACACCCGACCAGCTGCCAGGCCGTCAATAAGCAACGGGGCCCAGCCTGATCGGGCTATGCATGCGGACCTGTCCGCGTTTGCCGATGAAGCCTGGATACTGCCGATCCGCAGCTCTCACTTGAGCCCCGGCCATATCACGTCTCGCACGCTGGACATGCCGGGTTTGCGGCCATTTTTCCTGGTCGGTGACGATCCCCAATCACTGGCTTGGTTGCATCAACGTGCGACGGAACTGCAGGAAATGGGCGCGGCTGGCCTCGCCGTCGAAGTGGCCGACACTGAAGCCCTGGCCCGAATTCGCGCAGCCGCTCCGGGCATCACCATCCTGCCGGTCAACGGCAACGACATTGCCATTCGCCTGCAGATTGAGCACTACCCCGTCTTGATCACTGCCACCTCACTGGAACAGTGA
- the traD gene encoding type IV conjugative transfer system coupling protein TraD, protein MAEHAMESKLRPAVELYTVAICVAAGVLCVYSPWAVALSPEIGVVAALAYALFGLIRLQQAWEVLRYRRNIRRLPRYELTSRQIPVSRKRLFMGRGFRWTRLHTQRLAEAQDPAVAHYVDQPTCYRLARELERRLEHAPFPLSTLARVTAWDNAFNRVRPLPPVGGSSLLHGVEPDETEVSLPLGERVGHTLVLGTTRVGKTRLAEVYITQDIHRVEHEVVIVFDPKGDADLLKRMYVEAKRAGREKEFYVFHLGWPEISARYNAVGRFGRISEVASRIAGQLSGEGNSAAFREFAWRFVNIIARALIELGRRPDYLQIQRHVVNIDALFIEYAQQFFAKTDPKAWEVIVQLEGKLTEKNIPRHMVGREKRVVAIEQYLAVKRVFDPVLDGLRSAVRYDRTYFDKIVASLLPLLEKLTTGKTAQLLAPNYTDLEDPRPIFDWMQIIRKRGIVYVGLDALTDAEVAAAVGNSMFADLVSVAGHIYKHGIDHGLPSAGSSADKLPINLHADEFNELMGDEFIPLINKGGGAGIQVTAYTQTLSDIEARIGNRAKAGQVIGNFNTLQMLRVRETATAELLTQQLPKINVLTKTLVSGATDTSDPEANTDFTSSSQDRVSSTSVPLIEPAHIVSLPKGQMFSFQVGGQLWKVRMPLPKPSPDDAMPKNLQELTQRMRASYNEQAGHWWSASGGGPTLDFDPDRVTPARPSVAVDTSGPTQEVP, encoded by the coding sequence ATGGCCGAGCATGCGATGGAGTCCAAGCTCCGGCCGGCAGTGGAGCTGTACACGGTAGCGATCTGCGTCGCTGCCGGAGTGTTGTGCGTGTACTCGCCCTGGGCTGTGGCCCTGTCACCCGAGATCGGTGTGGTTGCAGCGCTGGCCTATGCCCTGTTCGGCCTGATCCGGCTGCAACAAGCCTGGGAGGTGCTGCGCTATCGGCGCAATATCCGCCGGCTGCCTCGCTACGAACTGACCAGCCGACAGATTCCGGTCAGTCGTAAGCGTTTGTTCATGGGCCGCGGCTTTCGCTGGACACGCCTGCACACCCAGCGCTTGGCGGAGGCCCAGGATCCGGCGGTTGCTCATTATGTCGACCAACCGACCTGCTATCGTCTGGCCCGTGAACTCGAACGGCGCCTGGAACATGCGCCATTTCCGCTCTCGACCCTGGCGCGTGTCACGGCCTGGGACAACGCCTTCAATCGGGTGCGCCCTTTGCCCCCGGTAGGCGGCTCGTCGCTGCTACATGGGGTCGAGCCCGACGAAACGGAAGTCAGTCTGCCGCTGGGTGAACGGGTCGGACACACCCTGGTGCTGGGCACTACCCGCGTCGGCAAGACGCGGCTGGCTGAGGTGTACATCACCCAGGACATACACCGAGTCGAACACGAGGTAGTGATTGTCTTCGACCCGAAAGGCGATGCCGACCTGCTCAAGCGCATGTACGTCGAAGCCAAACGCGCCGGTCGGGAGAAGGAGTTTTATGTGTTTCATCTAGGCTGGCCGGAGATCTCCGCGCGCTACAACGCCGTGGGACGTTTCGGGCGCATCTCGGAAGTGGCGTCGCGCATTGCTGGGCAGCTCAGTGGTGAAGGCAACTCCGCAGCCTTTCGTGAGTTCGCCTGGCGTTTCGTCAACATCATCGCCCGCGCACTGATCGAGCTGGGCCGACGCCCGGACTACCTGCAGATCCAGCGACATGTGGTCAACATCGACGCACTGTTCATCGAATACGCCCAGCAGTTTTTCGCCAAGACCGATCCGAAGGCCTGGGAAGTGATCGTCCAGCTTGAAGGTAAGCTCACCGAGAAGAACATTCCCCGGCATATGGTCGGCCGCGAAAAGCGCGTGGTGGCCATCGAACAATACCTGGCAGTGAAACGAGTCTTTGATCCGGTGCTGGACGGGCTGCGATCGGCAGTGCGCTATGACCGCACCTACTTCGACAAAATCGTCGCCTCGCTGCTGCCGCTGCTGGAAAAACTCACCACCGGCAAGACCGCGCAGTTGCTGGCCCCCAATTACACTGATCTGGAGGATCCACGGCCAATCTTCGACTGGATGCAGATCATCCGCAAACGCGGCATCGTCTATGTCGGTCTGGATGCGCTGACCGACGCGGAAGTGGCTGCCGCCGTAGGCAACTCCATGTTCGCCGATCTGGTCTCGGTGGCTGGGCACATCTACAAGCATGGCATCGACCATGGCTTGCCTTCCGCAGGCAGCAGCGCCGACAAGCTACCGATTAACCTGCATGCCGATGAGTTCAACGAGTTGATGGGTGATGAATTCATTCCGCTGATCAACAAGGGCGGCGGAGCGGGCATCCAGGTGACGGCGTACACCCAGACCCTCAGCGATATCGAGGCGCGCATCGGCAACCGCGCGAAAGCCGGCCAGGTCATCGGTAATTTCAACACCCTGCAGATGCTCCGAGTGCGCGAAACCGCCACTGCGGAGCTGCTCACCCAACAGTTGCCTAAGATCAACGTGCTGACCAAAACCTTGGTCTCGGGTGCCACAGACACCTCCGACCCCGAGGCCAACACGGACTTCACCTCGTCCTCCCAAGACCGGGTCAGCAGCACCAGCGTGCCCCTGATCGAGCCGGCTCACATCGTCAGTTTGCCCAAAGGGCAGATGTTCTCCTTCCAGGTGGGAGGGCAGCTCTGGAAAGTCCGCATGCCACTGCCCAAGCCTTCGCCGGACGATGCCATGCCCAAGAATCTGCAGGAGCTGACTCAGCGGATGCGCGCCAGCTACAACGAGCAGGCGGGACACTGGTGGAGTGCCAGCGGGGGCGGTCCCACGCTCGACTTCGATCCGGACCGAGTCACGCCAGCCCGCCCCTCTGTAGCGGTGGACACGAGTGGGCCTACTCAGGAGGTCCCATGA
- a CDS encoding TIGR03747 family integrating conjugative element membrane protein, translating to MTSAQRPPPQPIQRPGLIVSAISLVLRIIGLLIASLLFSILVEFVGLLLFWGDQGWRHSQAMLSSELGWLSEHFKSSLILQRPGQTVVQWLDFLHQWLLVNTGFADFAQQARMSSQDNGSWGGINQLYVSIEDFVLAAVYVSFTFVVRLSILALATPLFLLAMFTGFIDGLMRRDLRKFGAGRESSFVYHRAKRAVMPLLSVPWILYLSLPFSLNPMAVFLPCAVMLGVAMAITTATFKKYL from the coding sequence ATGACTTCAGCTCAGCGCCCTCCACCGCAACCCATCCAGCGCCCTGGGCTGATCGTCTCGGCGATTAGCCTGGTCTTGCGCATTATCGGTTTGCTGATCGCCTCGTTGCTGTTCTCAATCCTGGTCGAGTTCGTCGGTCTGCTGCTGTTCTGGGGCGATCAAGGCTGGCGACACAGTCAGGCGATGCTGAGCAGTGAACTGGGCTGGCTCAGTGAGCACTTCAAATCCTCACTGATCCTCCAGAGACCTGGACAGACGGTTGTCCAGTGGCTGGACTTCCTCCATCAATGGTTGTTGGTCAACACCGGTTTTGCGGATTTCGCCCAGCAGGCGCGGATGTCGAGCCAGGACAACGGTTCGTGGGGAGGGATTAATCAGCTGTATGTGAGCATTGAGGATTTTGTCCTGGCGGCGGTGTATGTCAGCTTCACCTTCGTGGTGCGTCTGAGCATTCTGGCCCTGGCGACCCCCTTGTTTCTGCTGGCCATGTTCACCGGTTTCATTGACGGTCTGATGCGCCGCGACCTGCGCAAATTCGGTGCGGGACGAGAAAGCAGCTTTGTTTATCACCGGGCCAAGCGAGCGGTCATGCCACTGCTGAGCGTACCCTGGATCCTTTATCTGTCGCTGCCCTTTTCGCTCAATCCCATGGCGGTATTTCTGCCGTGCGCCGTGATGCTCGGGGTGGCCATGGCCATCACGACGGCGACGTTCAAAAAATATCTCTGA
- a CDS encoding FadR/GntR family transcriptional regulator encodes MTEQRILAQPKCKPRSLTQQVVMVLTERIRSGQLKRGDQLPTESQLMAEQGVSRTVVREVMSRLQAAGQVETRHGIGSFVLSPPCTDSFRLDPSTMVTIREVLAILELRIALEIESAGLAAQRRSDAQLADMRAALDELNEGAAHSTDKASADYRFHQCIAQASGNRYFTDIINHLGTGIIPRTWLDSARLGHHDQASYMLRLKHEHEAIYDAVARRDSEGARMAMRMHLSRSKEQFGQAHEEEEIRLR; translated from the coding sequence ATTACCGAGCAGCGGATACTGGCACAGCCAAAATGCAAACCGCGAAGCTTGACTCAGCAAGTGGTTATGGTGCTGACCGAGCGCATTCGCAGTGGCCAGCTCAAGCGCGGCGACCAGTTGCCGACCGAATCGCAGCTCATGGCCGAGCAGGGCGTCAGCCGCACTGTGGTACGTGAAGTGATGTCGCGGCTGCAGGCGGCCGGACAGGTTGAGACCCGCCATGGCATCGGTTCCTTTGTCCTGAGTCCGCCATGTACCGATTCATTTCGACTAGACCCTTCCACTATGGTCACCATCCGCGAAGTGCTAGCGATTCTGGAACTGCGTATCGCCTTGGAGATAGAGTCGGCTGGGCTGGCTGCGCAGCGGCGTAGTGATGCGCAGCTGGCTGACATGCGGGCCGCGTTGGATGAGCTCAACGAGGGAGCTGCTCACTCCACCGATAAGGCGTCTGCGGACTATCGTTTCCACCAGTGCATCGCTCAGGCCAGTGGCAATCGGTATTTCACTGATATCATCAACCACCTTGGCACAGGCATCATTCCGCGTACCTGGCTCGATTCCGCGCGCTTGGGACACCACGATCAAGCCAGTTACATGCTTCGTTTGAAGCACGAGCATGAAGCAATTTATGACGCTGTCGCCCGTCGTGACAGTGAAGGAGCGAGAATGGCCATGCGCATGCACTTAAGCCGGAGTAAAGAGCAGTTTGGCCAAGCGCACGAGGAGGAAGAGATACGCCTCCGGTAG
- a CDS encoding SDR family oxidoreductase, with translation MAERRWGRIVNMASSNTGRPQKGFFAYIASKCGVIGLTRALAAELGDCGITVNAISPGLIRHRGTEAALPGDLFMREAQLITRTGVPEDLCGLLAFLTSEKSGYITGQVFNVDGGFLLG, from the coding sequence ATGGCCGAACGCCGCTGGGGGCGGATCGTCAATATGGCGTCGAGCAATACCGGGCGACCGCAGAAAGGCTTCTTCGCCTACATCGCCAGCAAGTGCGGAGTCATCGGCCTGACCCGGGCACTGGCTGCGGAGCTGGGTGATTGCGGCATCACCGTGAATGCCATCTCCCCTGGCCTGATCCGTCATCGTGGCACTGAAGCCGCTTTGCCGGGTGACCTGTTCATGCGCGAGGCGCAGTTGATAACGCGCACGGGCGTGCCAGAGGACCTCTGCGGGCTGCTGGCCTTCCTGACTTCGGAGAAGTCCGGTTACATTACCGGCCAGGTCTTCAACGTTGATGGTGGTTTTTTGCTCGGTTGA
- a CDS encoding SDR family NAD(P)-dependent oxidoreductase: MFPSNSRIAVVNGVASGLGKVFALLLAAAGFNLALTDPEPADGTVAEIIEHGGTAWAQCCDLVDLPLSRVSRRRYWRDSGAAMLVNNAAFTPFLRSLAETDVDTW; this comes from the coding sequence ATGTTCCCATCCAACTCTCGAATAGCCGTCGTCAACGGTGTTGCCAGTGGCCTGGGCAAGGTGTTCGCGCTGCTGCTGGCTGCCGCCGGCTTCAACCTGGCGCTGACGGACCCCGAGCCAGCCGACGGCACCGTCGCCGAGATCATCGAACACGGCGGCACGGCTTGGGCGCAATGCTGTGACCTGGTCGATCTGCCGCTGTCTCGGGTTTCGCGTAGGCGGTACTGGCGCGATTCGGGCGCTGCGATGCTGGTCAACAACGCCGCCTTCACCCCATTTTTGCGCAGCCTGGCGGAAACCGACGTGGACACCTGGTAA
- a CDS encoding carbohydrate porin, with amino-acid sequence MNYVHAKVLAASLLLTAASGGQAIELAREQGERLQLPSSIDNSLPNERQGPRVLSPEPRKPATPGRPFEEQGRGLADHGISPKLDMTQIYLRNPSTGLDTGNHESLTLFGIGADFDMQKLAGIDGGVVHFQQLYVPWTSNIAYGGQVGGVTVGKPAPYIPKVSHLTLFTYEQRLLEDRLTLEAGKSNAGNYFALPMCNLPFGCVSPAILQDTAGINPPPYANWGLRGAYDFSPRWRAQLGAWRSNNAYPFTNGWERREGDSGGTLSTAYLANLAYRTDFSISTYPTSFELMGFYNNRRQKDPYYTVDGTSRATSQAEAATHDGVRGFYLGAKQTFWRLDGGRAGERNPTALSVHGSLSHVFEDTTETGVRNQGDLGLILSGPFRSRPFDSYSVKASWAQLTDRQQGFLEETHAVSSGGGDYRPGRDEYAISLDANFVLNDSIVLSPFVTRTFGASSWLNPRTGENPRDGYAFGVLLHVQLDQLLGLSGLR; translated from the coding sequence ATGAACTACGTACATGCAAAGGTCCTTGCTGCATCCCTGCTGCTCACCGCCGCAAGCGGGGGGCAGGCGATCGAGTTGGCGCGAGAGCAGGGAGAGCGGCTGCAACTGCCGTCCAGTATCGACAACAGCCTTCCCAACGAGCGGCAGGGCCCTCGGGTACTGAGCCCCGAGCCTCGCAAGCCTGCCACCCCCGGGCGACCTTTTGAAGAGCAGGGCCGTGGGCTGGCTGATCACGGCATCAGTCCGAAGCTGGACATGACCCAGATCTATCTGCGCAACCCGAGCACTGGCCTGGACACCGGCAATCATGAATCGCTGACGTTGTTTGGCATTGGCGCGGATTTCGACATGCAGAAGCTGGCCGGCATCGACGGCGGCGTGGTCCATTTCCAGCAACTGTATGTTCCCTGGACCTCGAATATCGCCTATGGCGGTCAAGTAGGGGGTGTCACTGTGGGCAAACCCGCTCCCTACATTCCCAAAGTAAGTCACCTGACATTGTTCACCTACGAACAGCGCCTGCTCGAGGATCGTCTGACACTCGAAGCAGGCAAGAGCAATGCTGGCAACTATTTCGCATTGCCCATGTGCAACTTGCCCTTCGGCTGCGTCAGCCCTGCCATCCTGCAGGACACTGCGGGGATCAATCCACCGCCGTATGCCAACTGGGGTCTCCGTGGCGCCTATGACTTCAGCCCGCGGTGGCGCGCTCAGCTCGGCGCCTGGCGCAGTAACAACGCCTACCCCTTCACCAACGGCTGGGAGCGGCGTGAAGGCGACAGCGGCGGCACGCTCAGTACGGCTTACCTCGCCAATCTTGCCTACCGCACCGACTTCTCGATATCGACCTACCCGACATCCTTCGAGCTGATGGGCTTCTACAACAACCGTCGGCAGAAAGATCCTTACTACACCGTCGACGGCACGTCGCGCGCCACCAGCCAGGCAGAAGCCGCGACCCATGATGGCGTCAGGGGCTTCTACCTGGGTGCGAAGCAGACTTTCTGGCGCCTTGACGGTGGGCGAGCAGGGGAACGCAACCCCACGGCCCTGAGCGTTCACGGCAGCCTGTCCCACGTCTTCGAGGACACCACCGAGACCGGCGTGCGCAACCAGGGCGACCTTGGCCTGATCTTGTCGGGACCCTTCCGTAGTCGGCCTTTCGACAGCTACTCCGTCAAGGCCAGTTGGGCGCAGCTCACCGATCGCCAGCAGGGCTTCCTCGAGGAAACCCATGCGGTGAGCAGTGGCGGTGGCGACTATCGGCCAGGGCGGGACGAATACGCCATCAGCCTTGACGCCAACTTCGTACTGAACGACAGCATCGTCCTCAGCCCCTTCGTGACCCGTACGTTTGGCGCCAGCAGCTGGCTCAATCCTCGCACCGGCGAAAACCCGCGAGACGGCTACGCATTCGGTGTGCTGTTGCATGTACAGCTTGATCAATTGCTGGGCCTGAGCGGCCTGAGATAA
- a CDS encoding SDR family NAD(P)-dependent oxidoreductase encodes MSTMNGQRLAGKTALITGIGNGIGQACALLFARQGARVLGCDWDPEAAAETLALAQAEGHESFAVHCCDLTQPQAVEEWVKWACAQGDGGFDCLVNAAAFGAFAWIEEMDYESQWRRTLTGELDIVFLACKAAWPVLKTRGGGSVINFASANARMALEGSPALAHCAGKGGVLAMTRQLAMEGGPHRIRVNSLSPGLIETAATRAHMARDPGLRQTALGRQFLRQRLGQPDDVAWAAVYLASDEAAWVTGADLAIDAGATAG; translated from the coding sequence ATGAGCACCATGAATGGACAGCGCCTGGCTGGCAAGACTGCATTGATCACCGGCATCGGAAATGGCATCGGCCAGGCCTGCGCTTTGTTGTTTGCCCGCCAGGGTGCCAGGGTTCTTGGCTGTGATTGGGACCCTGAGGCGGCGGCCGAAACCTTGGCCCTTGCCCAGGCAGAGGGGCACGAATCCTTTGCCGTGCACTGCTGCGACCTGACTCAGCCACAAGCGGTTGAAGAGTGGGTGAAATGGGCCTGTGCACAGGGTGATGGCGGTTTCGATTGCCTGGTCAATGCGGCGGCGTTCGGCGCCTTCGCCTGGATCGAGGAGATGGACTACGAGAGCCAGTGGCGGCGCACATTGACCGGAGAGCTGGACATCGTCTTCCTCGCCTGCAAGGCGGCCTGGCCAGTGCTCAAGACCAGGGGCGGCGGCTCGGTGATCAATTTCGCCTCGGCCAACGCTCGCATGGCGCTTGAAGGCTCGCCGGCCCTGGCTCACTGCGCCGGTAAGGGCGGGGTACTTGCCATGACCCGGCAACTGGCGATGGAGGGCGGGCCACACCGCATCAGGGTCAATAGCCTGTCACCAGGACTCATCGAAACCGCCGCTACCCGGGCACACATGGCACGGGATCCAGGGCTGCGTCAGACGGCGCTGGGGCGACAATTTTTGCGCCAGCGTCTCGGTCAACCAGACGACGTCGCCTGGGCCGCGGTTTACCTGGCTTCGGATGAAGCCGCCTGGGTCACCGGGGCGGATCTTGCCATAGACGCCGGCGCAACAGCCGGCTGA
- a CDS encoding MFS transporter, with amino-acid sequence MNTSVTAGRPVARIATYLLLLINCLAPLAAIIVAPSLPQMQAHFAHVPNVEFLVPVSLAIPGLMVALLSPLVGFFADRVGRKRLLIIAMVGYGVMGVLPLVLPSLHAIIVSRILLGCMEAGVVTISTTLIGDYYNGALRQRYLALQTTFAASSAILFFMIGGALGEFGWQVPYVVYLVAIVMAVFAYFLLREPMAEGGAGQSQEGSVRLRPSLLAVICALTLAGGAAFMVMQIQLAYLLGDIGHGSPSTAGMIASAGSVMIVLGTLSVHLLLRLKLRIPHCLAVAFALIGLSFLMVPWAKDVQLMLLIALINGLGCGLMLPSLAIWNMRELPSHRRGLGTGIWYGSYCLGAFLSPLLIVAATPYTGGVAATVGLAAWILLSMAVVALLCAMLSRPRSAFLSNACNIEEA; translated from the coding sequence ATGAACACCTCTGTCACTGCTGGTCGTCCGGTAGCGCGCATTGCGACCTACCTGCTATTGCTCATTAACTGTCTTGCGCCTCTGGCAGCCATTATCGTCGCGCCGAGCCTGCCACAGATGCAGGCCCATTTTGCCCACGTTCCCAATGTCGAGTTCCTGGTCCCTGTGTCATTGGCCATCCCTGGTCTGATGGTGGCCTTGCTTAGCCCGCTGGTGGGTTTTTTCGCTGATCGGGTTGGTCGCAAACGGCTGCTGATCATCGCCATGGTCGGCTATGGCGTCATGGGCGTGCTACCGCTCGTACTGCCTTCGCTGCACGCCATCATTGTCAGCCGGATCCTGCTCGGCTGTATGGAGGCAGGTGTCGTGACGATCAGTACGACACTGATCGGTGACTACTACAACGGGGCGCTGCGCCAACGTTACCTGGCGCTGCAGACTACATTCGCTGCCAGTTCGGCCATTCTGTTCTTCATGATCGGCGGGGCGTTGGGCGAATTCGGCTGGCAGGTGCCCTACGTTGTTTACCTGGTAGCGATAGTCATGGCCGTGTTCGCCTACTTCCTGCTGAGGGAGCCCATGGCCGAGGGCGGTGCCGGCCAGTCCCAGGAAGGCTCTGTACGCTTGCGTCCTTCTCTGCTGGCTGTGATTTGCGCACTCACCCTTGCAGGCGGCGCCGCGTTCATGGTGATGCAGATCCAGCTGGCTTACCTGCTGGGTGATATCGGCCACGGTTCGCCAAGCACCGCGGGCATGATCGCATCGGCGGGAAGCGTCATGATCGTGCTCGGTACCCTGAGCGTGCACCTGCTGCTGCGCCTGAAACTGCGGATCCCGCACTGCCTGGCCGTCGCGTTTGCCTTGATCGGTCTCAGCTTCCTGATGGTGCCCTGGGCGAAAGATGTGCAACTGATGCTGCTGATTGCGTTAATTAATGGCCTGGGTTGCGGCCTGATGCTACCCAGCCTCGCGATTTGGAACATGCGCGAATTGCCGTCACATCGGCGCGGGTTAGGAACCGGCATCTGGTATGGCAGCTACTGCCTGGGCGCTTTCCTGAGCCCGCTGCTGATCGTTGCGGCCACGCCATACACCGGCGGGGTGGCCGCGACCGTGGGACTGGCTGCCTGGATCCTGTTGTCGATGGCCGTGGTCGCGCTGCTCTGCGCCATGCTTAGCCGTCCCCGCTCTGCCTTTCTATCGAACGCTTGCAACATTGAGGAAGCTTGA